From the Rhodothalassiaceae bacterium genome, one window contains:
- a CDS encoding NAD(P) transhydrogenase subunit beta, which produces MPSQAFIDATALAYLAAAVLFILALRGLSSPETARRGNLAGMLGMLLAVAATIAQPEIFAHGLMPIFAAIAAGGVVGLIIARRIPMTAMPQLVAAFHSLVGLAAVLVAAAAFLHPASFGILDPETGTIITASRVEMSLGSAIGAITFSGSVIAFLKLQGLMSGAPILLPRRHLINLLFGLFIIAGIVAFVGDERAALAGIPAFWWVTAASFVIGFLLIIPIGGADMPVVISMLNSYSGWAAAGIGFTLGNTALIVTGALVGSSGAILSYIMCKGMNRSFLSVIAGGFGGEDAAAGPARADRPVKAGSAEDAAFILKNAGSVIIVPGYGMAVAQAQHALREMADILKKHGVSVKYAIHPVAGRMPGHMNVLLAEANVPYDEVFELEDINNEFAQTDVAFVIGANDVTNPAAKTDPSSPIYGMPVLDVGRAKTVLFVKRSLSPGYAGVDNPLFYQENTMMLFGDAKKMVEDIIKHLD; this is translated from the coding sequence ATGCCGAGCCAGGCCTTCATCGACGCAACCGCGCTCGCCTATCTCGCGGCGGCCGTGCTCTTCATCCTGGCGCTGCGCGGGCTGTCGAGCCCCGAAACCGCGCGGCGCGGCAATCTCGCCGGCATGCTCGGCATGCTGCTGGCGGTCGCCGCCACCATCGCCCAGCCGGAGATCTTCGCCCATGGGCTGATGCCGATCTTCGCCGCGATCGCGGCCGGCGGCGTGGTGGGGCTGATCATCGCCCGCCGCATCCCGATGACGGCGATGCCGCAGCTGGTCGCGGCCTTCCACTCGCTCGTGGGTCTGGCCGCCGTGCTGGTGGCGGCGGCCGCCTTCCTCCATCCGGCAAGCTTCGGCATCCTCGATCCCGAAACGGGGACCATCATCACCGCCTCGCGCGTCGAGATGAGCCTGGGCTCGGCCATCGGCGCGATCACCTTCTCGGGCTCCGTGATCGCCTTCCTGAAGCTGCAGGGGCTGATGTCCGGCGCGCCGATCCTGCTGCCCCGGCGCCATCTCATCAATCTGCTCTTCGGCCTGTTCATCATCGCCGGCATCGTCGCCTTCGTCGGCGACGAGCGGGCGGCGCTCGCGGGCATTCCCGCCTTCTGGTGGGTGACGGCGGCGAGCTTCGTGATCGGCTTTCTGCTGATCATTCCCATCGGCGGCGCGGACATGCCGGTGGTGATCTCGATGCTCAACTCCTACTCCGGCTGGGCGGCCGCCGGCATCGGGTTCACGCTGGGCAACACCGCGCTCATCGTCACCGGCGCGCTGGTGGGCTCGTCGGGTGCGATCCTCTCCTACATCATGTGCAAGGGCATGAACCGCTCCTTCCTGTCGGTGATCGCGGGCGGCTTCGGCGGCGAGGACGCGGCGGCCGGCCCGGCGCGCGCGGACCGGCCGGTGAAGGCCGGCTCGGCCGAGGATGCCGCCTTCATCCTCAAGAATGCCGGATCCGTCATCATCGTGCCGGGCTACGGCATGGCCGTCGCCCAGGCCCAGCATGCCCTGCGCGAGATGGCGGACATCCTCAAGAAGCACGGGGTCTCCGTCAAATACGCGATCCATCCCGTCGCCGGCCGCATGCCGGGACACATGAACGTGCTGCTGGCGGAGGCGAACGTGCCCTATGACGAGGTCTTCGAGCTGGAGGACATCAACAACGAGTTCGCCCAGACCGACGTCGCCTTCGTGATCGGCGCCAACGACGTCACCAATCCGGCGGCCAAGACCGACCCGTCGTCGCCCATCTACGGCATGCCGGTGCTAGACGTCGGCAGGGCGAAGACGGTGCTCTTCGTCAAGCGCTCCCTGTCTCCGGGCTATGCCGGCGTCGACAACCCGCT